The following are from one region of the Paenibacillus sp. JZ16 genome:
- a CDS encoding YdcF family protein, translating to MSFPFDCISDFMFFETEIGHADVILIPGASQPQLMERAATLYHQGLSSFILPSGGSTPYVETTEWQYLQNLGVSLGVNPKAILKEDRATNTFENARFSLEVLQQQGIYPKKILLVCKNYHARRALLTYQFHFPRETVFYVSPIIDKSGTTKENWFLEDDKIKRVMDELEKVGKYFRRQIPKWVE from the coding sequence ATGTCTTTTCCATTTGATTGCATTAGTGATTTTATGTTTTTCGAAACGGAGATCGGACACGCAGATGTTATTTTAATCCCAGGCGCGAGTCAACCTCAGTTAATGGAAAGAGCCGCAACGTTATATCATCAAGGGCTCTCTTCCTTTATATTACCTTCTGGAGGTTCCACCCCATATGTAGAAACAACCGAATGGCAATATCTACAAAATTTGGGTGTGTCGTTAGGGGTTAATCCTAAAGCAATACTTAAAGAAGATAGAGCAACGAATACCTTTGAGAATGCTCGCTTCTCTTTGGAAGTATTGCAGCAACAAGGGATTTACCCTAAAAAAATTTTATTGGTCTGTAAAAATTATCATGCACGAAGAGCACTACTAACTTATCAATTTCATTTTCCTAGAGAGACTGTTTTTTATGTTAGTCCAATAATTGATAAATCAGGGACAACTAAAGAGAACTGGTTTCTAGAAGACGATAAAATAAAGCGCGTTATGGATGAGTTAGAGAAGGTTGGGAAGTATTTTAGGCGACAAATACCGAAGTGGGTTGAGTAG
- a CDS encoding leucine-rich repeat domain-containing protein — protein sequence MANRLSDWIYPSLPEDLCFLKEGGGDYLYSVVHEHMYGMELTEEEAIELMDRITGLFLELKSHRDLNRLLDDAIKHKTDRLYISGHGLTELPERIRELTEMRDLEIFEQDLYRLPEGLFELSKLERLKIMTADLESIPASIARLKNLRELCIQCASSDRPAPGYRVKPKEEISLNSIPPEIGKLEQLEQLTIQYTSIHELPLELEKLKHLRILDLGMSMINRKPDFLYGMKQLKYLNVSRDSLWETIESEQ from the coding sequence ATGGCAAACCGCCTGTCGGATTGGATTTACCCTAGCCTGCCGGAAGACTTGTGTTTCTTGAAAGAAGGTGGCGGAGACTACCTTTACTCGGTTGTCCATGAACATATGTATGGTATGGAATTAACTGAGGAAGAAGCAATCGAACTGATGGATCGAATTACAGGGCTTTTTTTGGAATTAAAGTCTCACCGGGACCTGAATCGTCTGCTAGATGATGCCATTAAGCATAAAACCGACCGGCTGTATATAAGCGGACATGGGCTGACAGAGCTGCCTGAGCGAATCCGGGAGCTTACAGAGATGCGTGATTTAGAAATATTTGAACAGGATCTTTATCGTCTACCCGAAGGGCTGTTCGAATTAAGCAAGCTTGAACGCTTGAAAATCATGACGGCTGATTTGGAGAGTATTCCCGCATCAATAGCCAGACTGAAGAACCTGAGAGAGCTTTGCATCCAATGTGCGAGCTCGGATCGGCCAGCTCCCGGGTATCGGGTTAAGCCGAAGGAAGAGATCAGCCTAAACAGCATCCCACCGGAGATTGGAAAGTTGGAACAACTGGAGCAGCTTACGATTCAATACACCTCGATCCATGAGCTACCCCTCGAGCTAGAGAAGCTGAAGCACCTGCGAATCTTGGACTTAGGAATGAGCATGATCAATCGGAAGCCAGATTTCCTCTATGGTATGAAGCAATTGAAATATTTAAATGTGTCACGGGATTCGTTATGGGAAACGATTGAATCAGAACAGTAG
- a CDS encoding phosphotransferase → MSNHENEVILPGGNVSKVYRSGDTVRRELKPDSYKIHKLLKHLENKGFSYAPKFLGIDEKGREILSFIEGEAGNYPLKEYMWSDDVLIEIAKMLRFYHDSVSDFSFDESWKSIDNTPLQFEVLCHNDFAIYNIIFNQERPIGIIDFDVAGPGPRLWDIAYTLYTCVPLSRCYLSETGEIIYYNSLQHANRIKQRVKLFFESYGEGKEEDYLEMVLLRLEGLCKTIIRKGSEGDIAFQKMMDEGHLEHYQNDIKFIREHGKEWI, encoded by the coding sequence ATGTCAAACCATGAAAATGAAGTAATACTACCAGGAGGGAATGTCTCTAAAGTGTATCGTTCGGGAGATACTGTACGACGCGAATTAAAACCAGATAGTTACAAAATTCATAAGCTATTAAAGCATTTGGAGAACAAAGGTTTCAGTTATGCACCTAAATTTTTAGGTATTGATGAAAAAGGAAGAGAGATATTATCATTTATTGAAGGAGAAGCTGGTAATTATCCTTTAAAGGAATACATGTGGTCTGATGATGTCTTAATAGAAATAGCGAAAATGCTCAGGTTTTATCATGATTCTGTGAGTGATTTTTCATTTGATGAGAGCTGGAAATCGATAGATAACACCCCTCTACAGTTTGAAGTATTGTGCCATAATGATTTTGCAATATACAATATTATTTTTAATCAAGAAAGACCAATAGGTATTATTGATTTTGATGTTGCTGGACCTGGTCCAAGACTTTGGGACATAGCATATACGCTTTATACTTGCGTCCCTTTAAGCAGATGTTATCTTTCCGAAACAGGTGAAATTATTTATTATAATTCATTACAGCATGCTAACCGTATAAAACAAAGAGTTAAATTGTTTTTTGAATCGTACGGTGAAGGAAAGGAAGAAGATTACTTGGAAATGGTATTGCTACGATTAGAAGGGTTATGTAAAACAATTATAAGGAAAGGCAGTGAAGGTGACATTGCTTTTCAAAAGATGATGGATGAGGGGCATCTTGAACATTATCAAAACGATATTAAATTCATTCGAGAACATGGAAAAGAGTGGATTTAA